A single region of the Acidobacteriota bacterium genome encodes:
- a CDS encoding alpha/beta fold hydrolase — translation MATSSIQQTLSINDIEMYCEIYGEGEPLVLLHGFSGCGSNWQSFVTDFVKEYQLIIPDLRGHGRTTNPSNTFTFRQSALDLFAMLDLLNIEKFKAIGLSGGAKTLLHMATQQPARIEAMVIVSCAPYFPDEARAIMQAMTPDSHTETEWQQMREWHKHGDAQIRALWTQAHHFKDSFDDMNFTPPLLSTITARTLIVHGDRDPFYPARLAIELYEAMPNAYLWMVPNAGHGPIFLEMTAPFIATALPFLRGDWQAQ, via the coding sequence ATGGCAACTTCTTCAATCCAACAAACCTTATCTATCAACGACATCGAAATGTATTGTGAAATTTATGGCGAGGGTGAGCCGCTGGTTTTATTGCATGGCTTTTCGGGATGCGGCAGCAACTGGCAATCGTTCGTCACTGATTTCGTTAAAGAATATCAACTCATCATTCCCGATTTGCGCGGGCACGGACGCACCACCAATCCATCGAATACCTTTACTTTCCGGCAATCGGCGCTTGATCTGTTTGCAATGCTTGACCTGTTGAACATCGAAAAATTCAAAGCTATTGGTTTAAGCGGCGGCGCAAAAACCCTGCTGCATATGGCAACCCAGCAACCTGCACGCATTGAAGCGATGGTCATTGTAAGCTGTGCGCCTTACTTTCCCGATGAAGCCCGCGCCATTATGCAAGCCATGACGCCCGACAGCCACACCGAAACCGAATGGCAACAGATGCGCGAGTGGCATAAACACGGCGACGCGCAAATTCGCGCGTTGTGGACACAAGCGCATCATTTCAAAGACAGTTTTGATGATATGAATTTCACCCCGCCGCTTCTGTCAACCATCACTGCGCGAACCTTGATTGTGCATGGCGACCGCGACCCGTTTTATCCGGCGCGACTCGCCATTGAACTGTACGAAGCGATGCCCAATGCTTATTTGTGGATGGTTCCCAACGCTGGACACGGTCCCATATTTTTAGAGATGACCGCGCCGTTCATTGCCACCGCATTGCCTTTTTTGCGCGGCGACTGGCAAGCGCAATAA
- the guaA gene encoding glutamine-hydrolyzing GMP synthase — MTTTHETVIVLDFGSQYTQLIARRIREIGVYSEIVPFNTSIETLKAKHPQAIIFSGGPSSVYEAGAPHPDRAVLELGVPVLGICYGVQLLAYFLGGEVKPSNRREYGYAEIEKQSESLLFKDLPQSLKVWMSHGDYVSLPPEGFTITAATDAAIGAVEDPSRKLYGIQFHPEVAHTPLGKAVLKNFLVNVCGLHCDWTMASFIETAIAQIQQQVGGGKVVCGLSGGVDSSVAAALVAHAIGDRQTCIFVDNGLLRKNEFEQVLEAYQEMHLNVVGVAAGERFLGKLASVTDPEQKRKIIGNEFIEVFQEEANKLGKVDFLVQGTLYPDVIESVSVKGPSAVIKSHHNVGGLPEKMHLKLVEPLRELFKDEVRRVGRELGLPEEIIGRQPFPGPGLAVRILGEVTADRVALLQEADAIVIEEIRRADLYDKIWQSFAVLLPVSSVGVMGDLRTYENAIAIRAVDSVDGMTADWVRLPYDVLQRISSRIVSEVKGINRVVYDISSKPPSTIEWE, encoded by the coding sequence ATGACTACAACCCACGAAACAGTCATCGTCCTTGATTTCGGTTCCCAGTACACCCAGCTCATCGCCCGTCGCATACGCGAAATCGGCGTCTATTCCGAAATCGTTCCCTTTAACACATCAATCGAAACCCTCAAGGCGAAACACCCGCAAGCTATCATTTTTTCGGGTGGTCCGTCTTCGGTTTACGAAGCGGGCGCGCCGCATCCTGACCGCGCCGTGCTTGAACTCGGCGTTCCTGTGCTTGGCATCTGTTACGGCGTGCAACTGCTCGCCTATTTTTTAGGCGGCGAAGTCAAACCGTCGAATCGTCGCGAATACGGCTATGCGGAAATCGAAAAGCAATCCGAAAGCCTGTTATTCAAAGACCTGCCGCAATCCTTAAAAGTCTGGATGAGTCACGGCGATTATGTGAGCCTGCCGCCCGAAGGCTTCACCATCACCGCCGCCACCGATGCGGCAATCGGCGCGGTTGAAGACCCTTCGCGCAAACTTTACGGCATACAGTTTCACCCCGAAGTCGCCCACACGCCGCTCGGCAAAGCGGTCTTGAAAAATTTTCTGGTCAATGTCTGCGGCTTGCACTGTGATTGGACGATGGCATCGTTTATTGAAACCGCCATTGCGCAAATTCAACAGCAGGTAGGCGGCGGCAAGGTGGTGTGCGGGCTTTCGGGCGGCGTGGATTCATCGGTAGCGGCGGCGCTCGTGGCGCACGCGATTGGCGACCGGCAAACCTGCATCTTTGTTGATAACGGTTTGCTTCGTAAAAATGAATTCGAGCAGGTCTTGGAAGCTTACCAAGAGATGCACCTCAATGTTGTCGGTGTCGCGGCGGGCGAACGGTTTTTAGGGAAACTTGCGAGCGTCACTGACCCCGAACAGAAACGCAAAATCATCGGCAATGAATTTATCGAAGTCTTTCAGGAAGAAGCCAACAAACTCGGCAAAGTTGATTTTCTCGTACAGGGCACGCTTTACCCGGACGTGATCGAATCGGTATCCGTGAAAGGTCCTTCGGCGGTCATCAAATCGCATCACAACGTCGGGGGTCTGCCTGAAAAGATGCATTTGAAATTGGTTGAACCGTTGCGCGAACTCTTCAAAGATGAAGTGCGAAGAGTCGGGCGCGAGCTTGGGTTACCGGAAGAGATTATCGGGCGACAACCATTTCCGGGTCCCGGTCTTGCGGTTCGCATACTCGGCGAAGTAACCGCCGACCGCGTGGCGCTGTTGCAGGAAGCCGATGCGATTGTCATCGAAGAGATTCGCCGCGCCGATTTGTACGACAAAATCTGGCAGAGTTTCGCGGTGTTGTTGCCGGTGTCGAGTGTCGGTGTGATGGGCGATTTGCGAACTTATGAAAACGCCATCGCCATTCGCGCCGTCGATTCGGTTGACGGCATGACAGCGGATTGGGTGCGACTGCCGTATGATGTACTGCAACGCATCTCTTCGCGCATCGTCAGTGAAGTCAAAGGCATCAACCGCGTCGTCTATGACATCAGTTCCAAACCGCCATCGACGATTGAGTGGGAATAA